ATGCCGGTTCCTCGACGTTGTGTCCGCCCGGGCCGCCGCGCGCCAGGCGCAGCAGGATCGTCAGCCCGCCGCCGAAGATCACGAGGTAGCAGAGCATGTAGCCCGCCAGCGACAGCCCCACGTCGGCCGCCGTCAGCGAGGGCGTGACGCCCTGGGCGGTGCGCAGATGCCCGTAGATCACCCAGGGCTGGCGGCCGACCTCGGTCGTGGTCCACCCCGCCAGCACGGCGATGAAGCCCAGCGGCGCGCCCCAGGTCGCCGCATGCAGGTAGGTATCGGCCTGGAGCAGCCTGCCGCGCCGGTGCAGCACCAGCCCCCACACCACCAGGGCCAGCATCAGCATGGCCACGCCCACCATGATGCGGAACGCGAAGTAGACGATGATCACCGGCGGCCGGTCTTCGCGCGGGAAGTCCTTCAGGCCCTTGACCTCGCCGCCCCAGGTGTGGGTCAGGTACAGGCTGCCGAGCGCGGGGATGGCGATCTCGTAGCGGTTGGCCTCGGCCTGCGCATCGGGAATCGCGAACAGCGAGGCCGGCACGTGCGTGCGCGTCTCCCACAGCCCTTCCATCGCGGCCAGCTTGGCAGGCTGGTGCTCCAGCGTGTTCAGCCCGTGCAGGTCGCCGACGACGATCTGCAGCGGCACCATCACCGCCAGGAAGAACAGTGCCATGCGCACCATGATGCGGCTCTCGTCCACAAAGCGCTGGCGCCGCAGGTAATACGCGCCCACAGCCAGGACGACGAAGCCGGTGGTCACCACGAAGGCCGTGACGGTATGGACGAGGCGATAAGGAAACGACGGGCTGAAGATGACCGCCAGCAGATCGGTGGGGAAGTAGCGGCCGTCGACGACCTCGAAGCCGACCGGCGTCTGCATCCAGCTGTTGACCGCCAGGATCCAGAACGACGACAGCACCGTGCCCAGCGCCACCATCACCGCCGCCAGCACGTGGGCCCACTGCGGCACCCGCTTGCGCCCGAACAGCAGCACCCCCAGGAAACCCGCCTCCAGGAAGAAGGCCGTGATCACCTCGTAGCCCATCAGGGAGCCGATCACGTTGGAGGCGGCATCGGAAAACCGGCTCCAGTTGGTGCCGAACTGGAACGGCATGACGATGCCCGACACCACGCCCATGCCGAAGGACACCGCGAAGATCTTGGTCCAGAACGTGGACAGGCGGCGGAAGACGTCGTCGTTGGTGATCCACCAGCGCACCTCGAGCGTCGCCACGAAGCACGACAGGCCCACCGTGAATGCCGGCAGCAGGATATGCAGCGCCACCACCCAGGCGAATTGCACGCGTGACAACAGCAAAGCGTCGAAGGTCACCGCCACCTCCAGAGAAGCCAAACGCTTGCAATCCCGGGGGCCGGCCGCAGCCGGCATGTGCGGATAAGCATAGTGCCTGCGGTGAAGCCCGCAAGGGTGCGATGCCACCGCGCGCCATTGCCCGCCGCGCGGCGGGAATCGGGACGGCCCCCCCAGCCGCGTGCGATTCCCGCGACAATGCACCTGGATTCAGCCATCCGGTCCGGGTTTCGGCTTATGATGGCTGCAGGTCCGCCCCATGCGACGAACGCGTCGCCGGCACGCAGCGGTCCCCACCGCGTTATCCGTATCAAGGCATTAGCAGGACGATTCCCATCTATGAGTCGCGCAAGGTCTGTCGCGCCACCGGGTCTGGATCCCGTTTCCGGATTGCCTGACCGTGAACGATTCGTCCGACTGTTGGCCGGGATGCCGCAATCCGGCCCCTCGGGCGGCGTCGGCGCGCTGCTGCTGATCGGCTTCGATCATTTCGCCGAGGCCGCGGCCTCGCTCGGGCCCCTCGCCGCGCGCAACGTCATGGTCGAATGCGCATCGCGCCTGCAAGCGCTGTGCCCGCAGTCCGCGGGCGACGCCGTGCCCCTGGTCGGGCGGATCGGGCCGGAAACCTTCGCGGTCGCCTCCGCCGCGTTTGCTTCGGCGCAGGCCGTCCACGACCTGGCCCGCCGCATCTCGGCTTCGCTCACGCGGCCGTTCATCACCGCGGGCTACGAGCTGGTGTGCTCGTGCAGCATCGGCATGACCATGTTCGATGGCCCGCCGGCCGACGCCGCCCGCCTGATCGAGCAGGCCGACCGCGCCCTCTTCCACGTGCAGCATGGCGGCGAGCAGAGCCCGGCCATGTACGCACCCGCCGCCCCCGCGCCGGGCGCCGAAGGGGGTACCGCAAGCGCGGGCGCAAACGATCCTGTCAGCGAGTATCCGCGGCTGGCGGCGCAGTTGCGGCATGCGCTGACGCGCCGGCAGTTCAGCCTGAATCTGCAGCCGCAACTCAGCCTGGTCAACGGCCAGATCGTCGGCTACGAATTCTTGCTGCGCTGGATCTCGCCCGAGCTGGGCGGCGTCGCGCCGGCGGATTTCCTGCCGATCCTGGAGCAGACCGGCGGCATCCGCGAGGTCGGGCGCTGGGTGCTCGACAACGCTGCGCAAATGCTCGCCGGCCTGCAGCAGGAAGAAGCCGAGCGCGCCGGCACGGCCCGCCAGCCGGACCTGCTTGCCGCCGTGAACCTGTCGGACGCCCAGTTGCTCGACCCGCAGTTGAGCGACACGGTGCGCGACATTGCCGCGCGCCACGCAGTGCCCACCACGCGCCTGGTGTTCGAGGTGTCGGAGCACACGCTGCTGCGGGCCGGCGAGGCCGCCCGGCAGGCAGTGGACGCGCTGCACGGCTGCGGCGCGCGTGTCGCCGTGGAGGATTTCGGGGCGACCGCGCACAGCCTGGACTGCCTGGCGCAGTTCCGCCCGGACCTGGTCAAGCTCGACCGCTGCGTGGTCAGCGCAGTGACCGATGCCGGCGACGACTCCGCACTGCGGCACCTGGTGGCCGCGGCCCACGATGCCGGCGTGCCCGTCACGGCCACGCGGGTGGAAACGGCGGCCCAGTTGCAGGCCCTGCGCGCCTGCCGCTGCGATGTCATCCAGGGTTACCTGCTGTCCCAGCCCTTCCCCGCGCGCTGGATCGACGATACGCAGGGCGTCATTGCCGAGCGCGCGCGCGACCTGATGCCGTAAAAACGGCGCGGCGCCCTTCTCACCGGCAAGCGCAAAGGCGGCGCGCGGCAAACAGCAGGCCGTCGCCGGCCCGCGCCCGCGCCCGCGCCCGCAAATTCAAGCGTGCTCGACACGGAACGCCGAGACGGCCCGCCGCAATGCCTCGGCCTGCGCCTCCAGCGATTCGGCGGCAGCGGCGGCCTGCTCCACCAGTGCGGCGTTCTGCTGGGTCACCTGGTCCATCTGCGTGACGGCCTGGTTGACCTGCTCAATGCCCGCGCTTTGCTCATCCGACGCCGCGCTGATCTCGCCCATGATGTCGGTCACGCGCTTGACCGCCACCACCACGTCGTTGATCACCGTGCCAGCCTCGGCTACCAGCTTCGAGCCGTTCCGCACCCGGCCGACCGAATCGCCGATCAGCGCCTTGATCTCCTTGGCCGCGCCCGCCGAGCGCTGCGCCAGGCTGCGGACTTCGCCCGCGACGACCGCAAAGCCGCGGCCCTGCTCGCCGGCACGCGCGGCTTCCACCGCCGCGTTCAGCGCCAGGATGTTGGTCTGGAAGGCGATGCCCTCGATCACGCCGATGATGTCGGCGATCTTCTTGCTGCTGTCGTTGATGCCGGCCATCGTCTCGACCACCCGGCCGACCACCTCGCCGCCCTTGACCGCGATGTCCGACGCATTGAGCGCCAGCGTGCTCGCCTGGCGGGCGTTGTCGGCGTTCTGCTTCACGATCGAGGTCAGCTCTTCCATGCTGGAGGCGG
The nucleotide sequence above comes from Ralstonia solanacearum K60. Encoded proteins:
- a CDS encoding cytochrome ubiquinol oxidase subunit I — encoded protein: MPAAAGPRDCKRLASLEVAVTFDALLLSRVQFAWVVALHILLPAFTVGLSCFVATLEVRWWITNDDVFRRLSTFWTKIFAVSFGMGVVSGIVMPFQFGTNWSRFSDAASNVIGSLMGYEVITAFFLEAGFLGVLLFGRKRVPQWAHVLAAVMVALGTVLSSFWILAVNSWMQTPVGFEVVDGRYFPTDLLAVIFSPSFPYRLVHTVTAFVVTTGFVVLAVGAYYLRRQRFVDESRIMVRMALFFLAVMVPLQIVVGDLHGLNTLEHQPAKLAAMEGLWETRTHVPASLFAIPDAQAEANRYEIAIPALGSLYLTHTWGGEVKGLKDFPREDRPPVIIVYFAFRIMVGVAMLMLALVVWGLVLHRRGRLLQADTYLHAATWGAPLGFIAVLAGWTTTEVGRQPWVIYGHLRTAQGVTPSLTAADVGLSLAGYMLCYLVIFGGGLTILLRLARGGPGGHNVEEPAFMAHERPARPLSAAGESDEPGHPPHPRGGADAA
- a CDS encoding bifunctional diguanylate cyclase/phosphodiesterase is translated as MSRARSVAPPGLDPVSGLPDRERFVRLLAGMPQSGPSGGVGALLLIGFDHFAEAAASLGPLAARNVMVECASRLQALCPQSAGDAVPLVGRIGPETFAVASAAFASAQAVHDLARRISASLTRPFITAGYELVCSCSIGMTMFDGPPADAARLIEQADRALFHVQHGGEQSPAMYAPAAPAPGAEGGTASAGANDPVSEYPRLAAQLRHALTRRQFSLNLQPQLSLVNGQIVGYEFLLRWISPELGGVAPADFLPILEQTGGIREVGRWVLDNAAQMLAGLQQEEAERAGTARQPDLLAAVNLSDAQLLDPQLSDTVRDIAARHAVPTTRLVFEVSEHTLLRAGEAARQAVDALHGCGARVAVEDFGATAHSLDCLAQFRPDLVKLDRCVVSAVTDAGDDSALRHLVAAAHDAGVPVTATRVETAAQLQALRACRCDVIQGYLLSQPFPARWIDDTQGVIAERARDLMP